The Delphinus delphis chromosome 7, mDelDel1.2, whole genome shotgun sequence genome includes a window with the following:
- the CLK1 gene encoding dual specificity protein kinase CLK1 isoform X3, producing the protein MSVTLHTDVGDIKIEVFCERTPKTCENFLALCASNYYNGCIFHRNIKGFMVQTGDPTGTGRGGSSIWGKKFEDEYSEYLKHNVRGVVSMANNGPNTNGSQFFITYGKQPHLDMKYTVFGKVIDGLETLDELEKLPVNEKTYRPLNDMRHSKRTYCPDWDEKDWDYGKWRSSSGSHKRRRRSHSSARENKRCRFNYSKTSDSYYLESRSINGKDYHSRRYIDEYRNDYSQGCEPGHRHRGHESRYQNHSSKSSGRSGRSSYKSKHRIHHSTSYHRSHGKSHRRKRTRSVEDDEEGHLICQSGDVLSARYEIVDTLGEGAFGKVMECIDHKAGGRHVAVKIVKNVDRYCEAARSEIQVLEHLNTTDPSRTFRCVEMLEWFEHHGHVCIVFELLGLSTYDFIKENGFLPFRLDHIRKMAYQICKSVNFLHSNKLTHTDLKPENILFVQSDYTEAYNPKMKRDERTLINPDVKVVDFGSATYDDEHHSTLVSTRHYRAPEVILALGWSQPCDVWSIGCILIEYYLGFTVFPTHDSKEHLAMMERILGPLPKHMIQKTRKRKYFHHDRLDWDEHSSAGRYVSRRCKPLKEFMLSQDAEHELLFDLIQKMLEYDPAKRITLKEALKHPFFYPLKKSI; encoded by the exons AATTTCTTGGCTCTTTGTGCCAGTAATTACTACAATGGCTGTATATTTCATAGAAATATCAAGGGTTTCATGGTTCAAACAGGAGATCCAACAG GTACTGGAAGAGGAGGTAGCAGTATCTGGGGCAAGAAATTTGAAGATGAATACAGTGAATATCTTAAG CACAACGTTAGAGGTGTTGTATCTATGGCTAATAATGGCCCAAACACCAATGGATCTCAGTTCTTCATCAcctatgggaagcagccacatctGGACATGAAATACACAGTATTTGGAAA GGTAATAGATGGTCTGGAGACTCTAGATGAATTGGAGAAGTTACCAGTAAATGAGAAGACATATCGACCTCTTAATGAT ATGAGACACTCAAAGAGAACTTATTGTCCTGATTGGGATGAAAAAGATTGGGATTATGGAAAATGGAGGAGCAGCAGCGGCAGTCATAAAAGGAGGAGGAGATCACATAGCAGTGCACGGGAGAACAAGCGCTGCAGATTCAATTACTCTAAAACATCTGATAG cTATTATCTGGAAAGCAGATCCATAAATGGGAAGGATTATCATAGTCGACGCTACATTGATGAATACAGAAATGACTACAGTCAAGGATGTGAACCTGGACATCGTCATAGAGGTCATGAAAGCAGATATCAGAACCATAGTAGCAAGTCCTCTGGTAGAAGTGGAAGAAGTAGTTATAAAAGCAAACACAGGATTCACCACAGCACTTCATATCATCGTTCACATGGG AAGAGTCACCGAAGGAAAAGAACCAGGAGTGTAGAGGATGATGAGGAGGGTCACCTGATCTGTCAGAGTGGAGACGTACTAAGTGCAAGAT aTGAAATTGTAGATACTTTAGGTGAAGGAGCTTTTGGGAAAGTCATGGAGTGCATTGATCATAAAGC GGGAGGTAGACATGTAGcagtaaaaatagttaaaaatgtGGATAGATATTGTGAAGCTGCTCGCTCAGAAATACAAGTTCTGGAACACTTAAATACAACAGACCCCAGCAGAACATT CCGCTGTGTTGAGATGTTGGAGTGGTTTGAACATCATGGTCATGTCTGCATTGTGTTTGAACTACTAGGACTTAGTACTTATGACTTCATTAAGGAAAATGGTTTTCTGCCCTTTCGACTGGATCATATCAGGAAGATGGCATATCAGATATGCAAGTCTGTGAATT TTCTGCACAGTAATAAGTTGACTCACACAGACTTAAAGCCTGAAAACATCTTATTTGTACAGTCTGACTACACAGAGGCATATAATCCCAAAATG AAACGTGATGAACGTACTTTAATAAATCCAGATGTTAAAGTTGTAGACTTTGGAAGTGCAACATATGATGATGAACATCACAGTACATTGGTATCTACAAGACACTATAGGGCACCTGAAGTTATTTTAG CCCTAGGATGGTCCCAGCCATGTGATGTCTGGAGTATAGGATGTATTCTTATTGAATATTACCTTGGGTTTACAGTATTTCCA ACACACGATAGTAAGGAACATTTGGCAATGATGGAAAGGATTCTTGGACCTTTGCCAAAACATATGATACAGAAAACCAG GAAACGTAAATATTTCCATCATGATCGATTAGACTGGGATGAACATAGTTCTGCTGGCAGATATGTTTCAAGGCGCTGTAAACCTCTGAAG gaaTTTATGCTTTCTCAAGATGCTGAACATGAGCTTCTCTTTGACCTCATTCAGAAAATGTTGGAGTATGATCCAGCTAAAAGGATTACTCTTAAAGAAGCCTTAAAGCATCCTTTCTTTTACCCccttaaaaaaagtatataa
- the CLK1 gene encoding dual specificity protein kinase CLK1 isoform X1, which translates to MRHSKRTYCPDWDEKDWDYGKWRSSSGSHKRRRRSHSSARENKRCRFNYSKTSDSYYLESRSINGKDYHSRRYIDEYRNDYSQGCEPGHRHRGHESRYQNHSSKSSGRSGRSSYKSKHRIHHSTSYHRSHGKSHRRKRTRSVEDDEEGHLICQSGDVLSARYEIVDTLGEGAFGKVMECIDHKAGGRHVAVKIVKNVDRYCEAARSEIQVLEHLNTTDPSRTFRCVEMLEWFEHHGHVCIVFELLGLSTYDFIKENGFLPFRLDHIRKMAYQICKSVNFLHSNKLTHTDLKPENILFVQSDYTEAYNPKMKRDERTLINPDVKVVDFGSATYDDEHHSTLVSTRHYRAPEVILALGWSQPCDVWSIGCILIEYYLGFTVFPTHDSKEHLAMMERILGPLPKHMIQKTRKRKYFHHDRLDWDEHSSAGRYVSRRCKPLKEFMLSQDAEHELLFDLIQKMLEYDPAKRITLKEALKHPFFYPLKKSI; encoded by the exons ATGAGACACTCAAAGAGAACTTATTGTCCTGATTGGGATGAAAAAGATTGGGATTATGGAAAATGGAGGAGCAGCAGCGGCAGTCATAAAAGGAGGAGGAGATCACATAGCAGTGCACGGGAGAACAAGCGCTGCAGATTCAATTACTCTAAAACATCTGATAG cTATTATCTGGAAAGCAGATCCATAAATGGGAAGGATTATCATAGTCGACGCTACATTGATGAATACAGAAATGACTACAGTCAAGGATGTGAACCTGGACATCGTCATAGAGGTCATGAAAGCAGATATCAGAACCATAGTAGCAAGTCCTCTGGTAGAAGTGGAAGAAGTAGTTATAAAAGCAAACACAGGATTCACCACAGCACTTCATATCATCGTTCACATGGG AAGAGTCACCGAAGGAAAAGAACCAGGAGTGTAGAGGATGATGAGGAGGGTCACCTGATCTGTCAGAGTGGAGACGTACTAAGTGCAAGAT aTGAAATTGTAGATACTTTAGGTGAAGGAGCTTTTGGGAAAGTCATGGAGTGCATTGATCATAAAGC GGGAGGTAGACATGTAGcagtaaaaatagttaaaaatgtGGATAGATATTGTGAAGCTGCTCGCTCAGAAATACAAGTTCTGGAACACTTAAATACAACAGACCCCAGCAGAACATT CCGCTGTGTTGAGATGTTGGAGTGGTTTGAACATCATGGTCATGTCTGCATTGTGTTTGAACTACTAGGACTTAGTACTTATGACTTCATTAAGGAAAATGGTTTTCTGCCCTTTCGACTGGATCATATCAGGAAGATGGCATATCAGATATGCAAGTCTGTGAATT TTCTGCACAGTAATAAGTTGACTCACACAGACTTAAAGCCTGAAAACATCTTATTTGTACAGTCTGACTACACAGAGGCATATAATCCCAAAATG AAACGTGATGAACGTACTTTAATAAATCCAGATGTTAAAGTTGTAGACTTTGGAAGTGCAACATATGATGATGAACATCACAGTACATTGGTATCTACAAGACACTATAGGGCACCTGAAGTTATTTTAG CCCTAGGATGGTCCCAGCCATGTGATGTCTGGAGTATAGGATGTATTCTTATTGAATATTACCTTGGGTTTACAGTATTTCCA ACACACGATAGTAAGGAACATTTGGCAATGATGGAAAGGATTCTTGGACCTTTGCCAAAACATATGATACAGAAAACCAG GAAACGTAAATATTTCCATCATGATCGATTAGACTGGGATGAACATAGTTCTGCTGGCAGATATGTTTCAAGGCGCTGTAAACCTCTGAAG gaaTTTATGCTTTCTCAAGATGCTGAACATGAGCTTCTCTTTGACCTCATTCAGAAAATGTTGGAGTATGATCCAGCTAAAAGGATTACTCTTAAAGAAGCCTTAAAGCATCCTTTCTTTTACCCccttaaaaaaagtatataa
- the CLK1 gene encoding dual specificity protein kinase CLK1 isoform X2, with protein MECIDHKAGGRHVAVKIVKNVDRYCEAARSEIQVLEHLNTTDPSRTFRCVEMLEWFEHHGHVCIVFELLGLSTYDFIKENGFLPFRLDHIRKMAYQICKSVNFLHSNKLTHTDLKPENILFVQSDYTEAYNPKMKRDERTLINPDVKVVDFGSATYDDEHHSTLVSTRHYRAPEVILALGWSQPCDVWSIGCILIEYYLGFTVFPTHDSKEHLAMMERILGPLPKHMIQKTRKRKYFHHDRLDWDEHSSAGRYVSRRCKPLKEFMLSQDAEHELLFDLIQKMLEYDPAKRITLKEALKHPFFYPLKKSI; from the exons ATGGAGTGCATTGATCATAAAGC GGGAGGTAGACATGTAGcagtaaaaatagttaaaaatgtGGATAGATATTGTGAAGCTGCTCGCTCAGAAATACAAGTTCTGGAACACTTAAATACAACAGACCCCAGCAGAACATT CCGCTGTGTTGAGATGTTGGAGTGGTTTGAACATCATGGTCATGTCTGCATTGTGTTTGAACTACTAGGACTTAGTACTTATGACTTCATTAAGGAAAATGGTTTTCTGCCCTTTCGACTGGATCATATCAGGAAGATGGCATATCAGATATGCAAGTCTGTGAATT TTCTGCACAGTAATAAGTTGACTCACACAGACTTAAAGCCTGAAAACATCTTATTTGTACAGTCTGACTACACAGAGGCATATAATCCCAAAATG AAACGTGATGAACGTACTTTAATAAATCCAGATGTTAAAGTTGTAGACTTTGGAAGTGCAACATATGATGATGAACATCACAGTACATTGGTATCTACAAGACACTATAGGGCACCTGAAGTTATTTTAG CCCTAGGATGGTCCCAGCCATGTGATGTCTGGAGTATAGGATGTATTCTTATTGAATATTACCTTGGGTTTACAGTATTTCCA ACACACGATAGTAAGGAACATTTGGCAATGATGGAAAGGATTCTTGGACCTTTGCCAAAACATATGATACAGAAAACCAG GAAACGTAAATATTTCCATCATGATCGATTAGACTGGGATGAACATAGTTCTGCTGGCAGATATGTTTCAAGGCGCTGTAAACCTCTGAAG gaaTTTATGCTTTCTCAAGATGCTGAACATGAGCTTCTCTTTGACCTCATTCAGAAAATGTTGGAGTATGATCCAGCTAAAAGGATTACTCTTAAAGAAGCCTTAAAGCATCCTTTCTTTTACCCccttaaaaaaagtatataa